In Trichocoleus desertorum NBK24, the following are encoded in one genomic region:
- the thiL gene encoding thiamine-phosphate kinase, whose protein sequence is MTDDLLRLKVQDLGEQALLQRLQRFCPVEIVGDDAAVLQTRPQLDLVITTDVLVDGVHFSIGLATPNIHTTSPEDVGWRAAAANLSDLAAMGATPLGITVGLSVPGDTPVVWIEQIYQGLTACLQPFNTPIVGGDVTRSPILTLAITAFGQVAPNQVIRRSTTQPGDSIVATGWHGASRAGLELLLHPELGHELSESDRTYLIQAHQRPTPRLDILPLLHLLHPSSFLLPPSRIAGMDSSDGLADAIAQICRMSKVGARVERSQIPIPPALTHWVRSEQAMSWALYGGEDFELVLCLEPTVAQALVEQLGSGAAIVGTITTEPEVLLVDTTGQNPDEALTLKKGFQHF, encoded by the coding sequence GTGACTGACGATTTACTCAGGTTGAAAGTCCAAGATTTAGGTGAACAAGCCCTACTGCAACGTTTGCAGCGCTTTTGCCCTGTGGAAATTGTGGGCGATGATGCCGCTGTTCTCCAGACTCGACCGCAACTCGATCTGGTGATTACAACAGATGTATTGGTAGACGGGGTGCATTTTAGCATTGGCTTAGCAACGCCCAATATCCATACAACTTCTCCAGAAGATGTCGGTTGGCGAGCTGCCGCAGCAAACCTCTCCGATTTAGCTGCGATGGGAGCAACTCCACTGGGTATTACAGTGGGCTTGAGCGTTCCTGGAGATACGCCCGTTGTCTGGATTGAGCAGATTTACCAGGGCTTAACCGCTTGCTTGCAGCCGTTCAACACGCCAATTGTGGGCGGAGATGTGACGCGATCGCCCATCCTCACCTTAGCGATTACTGCCTTCGGCCAAGTGGCACCCAACCAAGTGATCCGCCGCTCCACCACTCAACCTGGAGATTCGATCGTGGCAACAGGATGGCATGGTGCCTCTAGAGCAGGTTTAGAACTCTTACTCCACCCGGAACTAGGTCATGAGTTAAGTGAGAGCGATCGCACCTACCTGATCCAAGCCCACCAGCGCCCCACCCCCCGCCTCGACATTCTGCCTTTGCTTCATTTGCTTCATCCCTCCTCTTTCCTCCTTCCTCCTTCCAGAATTGCTGGCATGGACAGTAGCGATGGCTTGGCCGATGCGATCGCGCAAATTTGCCGCATGAGTAAAGTGGGTGCCAGAGTCGAGCGCAGCCAAATCCCCATTCCACCTGCTCTAACTCATTGGGTTCGCTCTGAGCAAGCAATGAGTTGGGCCTTATATGGGGGTGAAGATTTTGAATTGGTGTTGTGTTTAGAACCAACAGTGGCTCAAGCTTTGGTAGAACAGTTAGGATCAGGAGCTGCGATCGTAGGGACGATTACTACGGAACCCGAAGTTTTATTAGTTGACACTACAGGTCAAAACCCAGACGAAGCTTTGACCCTAAAAAAAGGCTTTCAACACTTTTAG
- a CDS encoding cupin domain-containing protein: MKLTSLSNLAQEQVSHNPAIKKKVMLRSHDLPHLINFAQAYFAPGQVAAAHAHQDMSEVFFVESGSGVICIDGQDYPLQPGTCIAVEPGEVHEITNNGSTDLVLTYFGLHT, from the coding sequence ATGAAACTCACCTCCCTCAGCAACCTAGCTCAAGAGCAGGTTTCCCATAACCCAGCGATCAAGAAGAAAGTGATGCTACGGTCACACGACCTACCTCACTTGATCAACTTCGCCCAAGCTTACTTTGCTCCAGGCCAAGTAGCAGCTGCCCATGCCCATCAAGACATGAGTGAAGTCTTTTTTGTGGAATCTGGGTCAGGGGTGATTTGCATTGATGGTCAAGATTACCCCTTACAACCAGGCACTTGTATTGCCGTTGAGCCTGGAGAGGTTCATGAGATTACCAACAACGGCTCTACAGATTTAGTGCTGACTTACTTTGGTTTGCACACCTAG
- a CDS encoding type I glyceraldehyde-3-phosphate dehydrogenase, whose translation MIRVAINGFGRIGRNFMRCWIGRENSHIEVVAINDTSDPKTNAHLLRYDTMLGKFDADISADDNSITVNGKTVKCVSDRNPENLPWAAWDIDLVIESTGVFTSREGASKHLKAGAKKVLITAPGKGDDGTFVVGVNDKDYDPVKHVIISNASCTTNCLAPVAKVLHENFGIVKGTMTTTHSYTGDQRLLDASHRDLRRARAAAMNIVPTTTGAAKAVALVLPELKGKLNGIALRVPTPNVSIVDLVVEVEKNTIAEQVNEVMKAASEGELKGILAYSDLPLVSTDYRGTDASSIVDAELTMVMGGNMVKIVAWYDNEWGYSQRVVDLAETVGEKWQG comes from the coding sequence GTGATTAGAGTAGCGATCAACGGCTTTGGACGCATCGGACGTAACTTCATGCGATGCTGGATCGGCAGAGAAAATAGCCATATCGAAGTAGTCGCTATTAACGATACCTCTGACCCAAAAACCAATGCCCACCTGCTCAGATATGACACCATGTTGGGCAAATTCGATGCTGATATCAGCGCCGATGACAACTCCATCACTGTTAATGGTAAAACCGTCAAGTGTGTATCTGACCGCAACCCAGAAAACCTGCCTTGGGCAGCATGGGATATTGATTTGGTTATTGAATCCACTGGTGTTTTTACTAGCCGTGAGGGAGCTTCTAAGCACTTAAAAGCTGGTGCGAAGAAAGTATTGATTACAGCTCCTGGTAAAGGAGATGATGGCACCTTCGTAGTCGGTGTAAACGATAAAGACTATGACCCTGTCAAGCATGTCATTATCAGTAACGCGAGTTGCACCACCAACTGCTTAGCTCCTGTTGCCAAGGTTCTGCATGAGAACTTCGGCATCGTCAAAGGCACCATGACCACCACCCATAGCTACACTGGCGACCAGCGGTTGTTGGATGCGAGCCATCGGGATCTACGTCGGGCTCGTGCGGCTGCAATGAACATTGTGCCAACCACCACTGGTGCAGCTAAAGCGGTAGCGCTGGTTCTACCCGAACTCAAAGGTAAACTCAACGGTATTGCTCTGCGCGTCCCCACCCCCAACGTTTCAATCGTGGATTTGGTGGTTGAAGTTGAGAAGAACACGATCGCTGAGCAAGTCAATGAAGTGATGAAGGCTGCCTCTGAAGGCGAGCTGAAAGGTATCTTGGCTTATAGCGATCTACCATTAGTTTCTACCGACTACCGGGGTACTGATGCTTCCTCTATCGTGGATGCTGAACTGACGATGGTCATGGGCGGCAACATGGTGAAAATTGTGGCTTGGTACGACAACGAGTGGGGTTACAGCCAACGTGTAGTTGACCTAGCTGAAACTGTGGGCGAGAAATGGCAAGGCTAG